One Cellulomonas taurus genomic region harbors:
- a CDS encoding DUF305 domain-containing protein, with protein sequence MTSPSLPRRGVIAVLLVATLAVGALVGALFARQPALAVPAEGSVDVGFARDMQAHHAQAVQLAVLVRDRSTDEEVRTVALDILLTQQNQIGQMAGWLSTWALPAASSAAPMAWMTAGEHGHASAATGSYADMPGWVSSDDLARLTAADGAEADRLFLQLMIPHHEGGVEMAEYAVDHARMPQVRDLANGIVTFQKKELTVLHDMLGARGGPVE encoded by the coding sequence GTGACGTCCCCCAGCCTGCCCCGCCGGGGTGTGATCGCCGTCCTGCTGGTGGCCACCCTGGCGGTGGGTGCCCTGGTCGGCGCCCTGTTCGCCCGGCAGCCGGCGCTGGCGGTCCCCGCCGAGGGGTCGGTGGACGTCGGCTTCGCCCGGGACATGCAGGCGCATCACGCCCAGGCGGTGCAGTTGGCGGTGCTGGTCCGGGACCGGTCCACCGACGAGGAGGTCCGGACCGTCGCGCTGGACATCCTGCTCACCCAGCAGAACCAGATCGGCCAGATGGCCGGGTGGCTCAGCACCTGGGCGCTGCCGGCCGCGAGCAGCGCCGCGCCGATGGCCTGGATGACCGCCGGCGAGCACGGGCACGCCTCGGCGGCGACCGGCTCCTACGCCGACATGCCCGGCTGGGTGTCGTCCGACGATCTGGCCCGACTGACCGCGGCCGACGGTGCCGAGGCCGACCGGCTGTTCCTCCAGCTGATGATCCCGCACCACGAGGGCGGCGTGGAGATGGCCGAGTACGCCGTCGACCACGCCCGGATGCCGCAGGTCAGGGACCTGGCGAACGGGATCGTCACGTTCCAGAAGAAGGAGCTGACCGTCCTGCACGACATGCTGGGCGCCCGTGGCGGCCCGGTCGAATGA
- a CDS encoding YcnI family protein, whose protein sequence is MTTHRTARLLATTAATGAVIALTATVASAHVHITPDTTAAGGYAVLTVRVPNESADANTVGVTVDLPTDTPLTYVSVQPTPGWTAEVVDGALPEPVEVNGATLTQAPLQVVWTATDGGIGDGEFQQFEISTGPLPEEGVDLVLPTHQAYSDGSVVDWDEVSTDGTEPENPAPEFTTTAAVAEDGAAEDAADDEPTAAPVSTGTTAGATPDTLGRWLGGLGLLAGVAALAVALTRRRNA, encoded by the coding sequence ATGACCACGCACCGCACCGCCCGCCTGCTCGCCACCACCGCCGCGACCGGCGCCGTCATCGCCCTCACCGCCACGGTGGCGTCCGCCCATGTGCACATCACCCCGGACACCACCGCCGCCGGCGGCTACGCCGTGCTCACCGTCCGGGTGCCGAACGAGTCGGCGGACGCCAACACCGTCGGCGTCACCGTCGACCTGCCCACCGACACCCCGCTGACCTACGTCTCGGTGCAGCCCACCCCCGGCTGGACCGCCGAGGTCGTCGACGGCGCCCTGCCCGAGCCGGTCGAGGTCAACGGTGCCACCCTCACCCAGGCACCGTTGCAGGTGGTGTGGACCGCCACCGACGGCGGGATCGGCGACGGCGAGTTCCAGCAGTTCGAGATCTCGACCGGACCGCTGCCGGAGGAGGGCGTCGACCTGGTACTGCCCACCCACCAGGCCTACAGCGACGGCTCGGTCGTCGACTGGGACGAGGTGAGCACCGACGGCACCGAGCCGGAGAACCCGGCGCCGGAGTTCACCACCACCGCGGCGGTCGCCGAGGACGGTGCCGCGGAGGATGCCGCGGACGACGAGCCGACCGCCGCCCCGGTGTCCACCGGCACCACGGCCGGGGCGACGCCGGACACCCTCGGCCGCTGGCTGGGCGGGCTCGGGCTGCTCGCCGGCGTGGCCGCCCTGGCCGTGGCCCTCACCCGCCGCCGGAACGCCTGA
- a CDS encoding LLM class flavin-dependent oxidoreductase — protein sequence MPVEFISAINVNPANEVNGRRDSAIDPTYLRRYARILEEGGFDYSLVPYGSSGHDPFTIAAAFTQVTEHLRPIVALRPNTIYPTVAAKALATLDQLSDGRAVVHFIAGGDDHEQAREGDRLTKVERYARQEEYIRILRRVWTETEPFDHAGTYYSFEDFVSRVRPVHGTIPVSVGGSSAEAYAQGGALADIFGLWGEPLADTQQQIDRIADAARAAGRTDTPRTWVTFRPIIAPTEELAWEKAERILSILQDGGRSGLWVQKSSGQAPANVGSQRLLDIAARGDRHDRALWTPTASATGARGASTALVGTPETVAAAILDYVDLGADLISIRGYDNLNDAIDYGRYLIPLVREELAHREATGERGQVVAQPPLESVAVSA from the coding sequence ATGCCCGTTGAGTTCATCTCCGCCATCAACGTCAACCCCGCCAACGAGGTCAACGGTCGCCGCGACAGCGCGATCGACCCCACCTACCTGCGTCGGTACGCCCGGATCCTGGAGGAGGGCGGCTTCGACTACTCGTTGGTGCCCTACGGCTCCTCGGGCCACGACCCGTTCACCATCGCCGCCGCGTTCACGCAGGTCACCGAGCATCTGCGTCCGATCGTGGCGCTGCGGCCGAACACGATCTACCCGACGGTCGCCGCCAAGGCCCTGGCCACCCTGGACCAGCTGTCCGACGGCCGCGCGGTGGTGCACTTCATCGCCGGGGGCGACGACCACGAGCAGGCCCGCGAGGGCGACCGGCTGACCAAGGTCGAGCGCTACGCCCGGCAGGAGGAGTACATCCGGATCCTGCGCCGGGTGTGGACCGAGACCGAGCCCTTCGACCACGCGGGGACGTACTACTCCTTCGAGGACTTCGTCTCCCGGGTGCGGCCGGTGCACGGCACCATCCCGGTGTCGGTGGGCGGGTCCTCGGCGGAGGCCTACGCCCAGGGCGGCGCGCTGGCCGACATCTTCGGGCTGTGGGGCGAACCGCTGGCGGACACCCAGCAGCAGATCGACCGGATCGCCGACGCCGCCCGGGCGGCGGGCCGCACCGACACCCCGCGCACCTGGGTCACCTTCCGGCCGATCATCGCGCCGACCGAGGAACTCGCCTGGGAGAAGGCCGAGCGCATCCTGTCGATCCTGCAGGACGGCGGCCGGTCCGGGCTGTGGGTGCAGAAGTCGTCGGGTCAGGCACCGGCGAACGTCGGTTCGCAGCGGCTGTTGGACATCGCCGCCCGGGGTGACCGGCACGACCGCGCGCTGTGGACACCCACCGCGAGCGCCACCGGGGCACGCGGCGCCTCCACCGCCCTGGTGGGCACCCCGGAGACCGTGGCGGCCGCGATCCTGGACTACGTCGATCTGGGTGCCGACCTGATCTCGATCCGGGGCTACGACAACCTGAACGACGCCATCGACTACGGCCGCTACCTGATCCCGCTGGTGCGCGAGGAACTGGCCCACCGGGAGGCGACCGGCGAGCGCGGCCAGGTCGTCGCCCAGCCGCCGCTGGAGTCCGTGGCGGTGTCGGCATGA
- a CDS encoding DUF3105 domain-containing protein, whose amino-acid sequence MPDRRPTAAERQERLAAIRAEQQRAKNRRTWLFGSIAGVLVLGLIGVSIAVIWDAGREQAAQNAAVERDIDGVEVIEGLTFNHVSTTVDYPQTPPAGGDHNAAWLNCGVYTEPVPNENAVHALEHGAVWITYSPDLPADQVKTLQAMAEGQSYVVVSPFEDMDSPIAISAWGYQLKVDDASDPRLPTFLQKYLLNPELAEVGAPCSNGVGVPA is encoded by the coding sequence ATGCCCGACCGCCGACCCACAGCGGCCGAGCGCCAGGAACGCCTGGCCGCCATCCGTGCCGAGCAGCAGCGCGCGAAGAACCGTCGCACCTGGCTGTTCGGCTCCATCGCCGGGGTCCTGGTCCTGGGCCTGATCGGGGTGAGCATCGCGGTGATCTGGGACGCCGGCCGCGAGCAGGCCGCCCAGAACGCCGCGGTCGAGCGGGACATCGACGGGGTCGAGGTGATCGAAGGTCTGACCTTCAACCACGTCAGCACCACGGTCGACTACCCGCAGACCCCGCCCGCCGGGGGTGACCACAACGCCGCCTGGCTGAACTGCGGCGTCTACACCGAACCGGTCCCGAACGAGAACGCGGTGCACGCCCTGGAGCACGGCGCGGTCTGGATCACCTACTCCCCCGACCTGCCCGCCGACCAGGTGAAGACCCTGCAGGCGATGGCGGAGGGCCAGTCGTACGTCGTGGTCAGCCCGTTCGAGGACATGGACTCGCCGATCGCGATCAGCGCCTGGGGCTACCAGCTCAAGGTCGACGACGCCTCCGACCCGCGCCTGCCCACCTTCCTGCAGAAGTACCTGCTGAACCCCGAGCTGGCCGAGGTCGGCGCGCCCTGCTCCAACGGCGTGGGTGTGCCTGCGTGA